The Aphis gossypii isolate Hap1 chromosome 3, ASM2018417v2, whole genome shotgun sequence genome includes a region encoding these proteins:
- the LOC114129009 gene encoding mitochondrial glycine transporter B-like — protein MESTFDINRSNSNNNIPVNSFVHDHPILKSFIAGSTSGLFSTVVFQPFDVVKTVLQDPRNDKKLGIINATKSVWQQESFFGFWRGLSPSLVRNIPGIAIHISLTQLIYSYLTKNNQTSMVKSGVAGFSARCITVSVLMPFTVLKTRVESGQYHYTTLTRGLSDIYRLEGWKVLCRGWTPTILRDAPFSALYFMIFIKLKNIILLEEIDNKQPLYIFGCGLLAGGLASCITQPFDVIKTSQQVSKEKLLLIDAFIMIKRKYGIAGYFKGLSLRVLRRSLMAAMTWTVYEKLS, from the exons ATGGAGTCtacttttgatattaatagatcaaacagtaataataatattcctgTTAATTCATTTGTTCATGAT catccaatattaaaatcatttattgctGGTTCTACATCTGGATTATTTTCTACAGTTGTGTTTCAGCCATTTGACGTTGTAAAAACAGTCTTACAAGATCCTAGAAA tgataaaaaattaggAATTATTAATGCCACAAAATCAGTCTGGCAGCAAGAATCtttttttggattttggaGAGGGCTGTCTCca tctcTTGTACGCAATATTCCAGGAATTGCCATTCACATATCATTgacacaattaatatattcatatttaacaaaaaataatcagaCTTCTATGGTTAAGTCTGGAGTAGCTGGATTTAGTGCACGATGTATTACTGTTTCTGTACTAATGCCTTTcactgttttaaaaactagAGTAGAA AGTGGTCAATATCATTACACAACTTTGACCCGTGGCCTATCTGATATTTATAGGTTGGAAGGTTGGAAGGTTTTGTGTCGTGGATGGACACCAACAATTTTACGAGATGCTCCATTTtctgcattatattttatgatttttataaaattaaaaaatataatattattagaag AAATAGACAACAAACAAccactttatatttttggatGTGGCCTTTTAGCTGGAGGATTAGCATCCTGTATAACTCAACCATTTGATGTAATAAAAACTAGTCAGCAAGTATCAAAAGAAAAACTCCTTTTAATTGATgcttttattatgattaaacga AAATATGGAATAGCTGGTTATTTTAAAGGGCTGTCTCTTCGAGTTTTAAGACGATCTTTAATGGCTGCAATGACTTGGACtgtatacgaaaaattatcttag
- the LOC114129010 gene encoding endonuclease G, mitochondrial has translation MFPKHITAVVGISSFCLGIWMDRKYRELNASHRVPGFKIFDAVYADGIVSNNQELIINNEQRVSQIMKYGFPSLDNVRSYKNFVLSYDQRNRIPHWVLEHLTPESVAYNPNVDRASCDFYEDKSFHEFYRATNKDYKNSGFDRGHLAAAGNHKSSQELIKQTFVLSNIAPQVGKGFNRDAWNNLEKYVRKKAKHNKNVYICSGPLFLPKKGDDGKLWVKYQVIGDNHVAVPTHFYKIIVTESTESKFYLECYLMPNQVIPDDIPLKDFQMPLEVIERASGLQFFKRLTLDKFIKLN, from the exons atGTTTCCCAAACATATTACTGCAGTTGTTGGTATTTCAAGCTTTTGCCTTGGAATATGGATGGATAGAAAATATAGGGAATTAAATGCATCGCACAGAGTACcaggatttaaaatatttgatgcaGTGTATGCTGATGGTATTGTGTCCAATAATCaagaactaattattaataatgaacagCGAGTATCCCAG atTATGAAGTATGGATTTCCAAGTTTGGATAATGTACGTTCATATAAGAACTTTGTTCTTTCTTATGATCAAAGGAATCGTATACCCCATTGGGTTTTAGAACACCTCACACCAGAAAGCGTGGCGTATAATCCTAATGTAGATAGAGCATCATGTGACTTTTATGAAGATAAATCATTTCATGAGTTTTATcg ggCTACGaataaagattataaaaatagtggtTTTGATCGTGGACATCTAGCAGCAGCTGGAAATCATAAATCAAGTCaggaattaataaaacaaacatttgtCTTATCAAATATTGCTCCACAAGTTGGTAAAGGATTCAATCGAGATGCTTggaataatttagaaaaatatgttagaaaaaaagcaaaacataataaaaatgtttatatttgttcTGGTCCACTTTTTTTGCCAAa aaaaggaGATGATGGAAAATTATGGGTCAAATATCAAGTAATTGGAGATAATCACGTTGCTGTtccaacacatttttataaaattattgttactgAAAGTACAGagtctaaattttatttagaatgttATTTAATGCCCAATCAAGTAATTCCTGATGACATACCATTAAAAGACTTTcaa